In a genomic window of Streptomyces katrae:
- a CDS encoding Gfo/Idh/MocA family protein produces the protein MERRTIRIAMNGVTGRMGYRQHLVRSVLALREQGGLDLGDGTLLWPEPVLVGRREAALRAIAERHGLEHVSTDLEAVLADPGVEVYFDAQVTGAREAALRRALAAGKHVYCEKPTASDFPTALELARLAAAAGVKHGVVQDKLFLPGLLKLRRLVEDGFFGEVLSVRGEFGYWVFEGDGRPAQRPSWNYRAQDGGGIVADMFPHWEYLLHELFGRVRTVQALTRTHIGRRWDEEGKPYEATAEDAAYGIFELEGGAVAQINSSWAVRVHRDELVEFQVDGTHGSAVAGLRSCRTQHRATTPRPVWDPDLPSAEPFRAQWQEVPDDGPPDNGFKTQWELFLRHVVRDEPWRWDLLSGARGVQLASLGLRSCAEGRRLPVPEVTL, from the coding sequence ATGGAACGCAGGACGATCAGGATCGCGATGAACGGCGTGACGGGCCGGATGGGGTACCGCCAGCACCTGGTGCGGTCCGTCCTCGCGCTGCGCGAGCAGGGCGGGCTGGACCTCGGCGACGGCACGCTGCTGTGGCCGGAACCGGTACTGGTCGGGCGCCGCGAGGCCGCCCTGCGGGCCATCGCCGAACGGCACGGCCTGGAGCACGTGAGCACGGACCTGGAGGCGGTCCTGGCCGATCCGGGGGTGGAGGTCTATTTCGACGCCCAGGTGACCGGCGCCCGGGAGGCGGCTCTGCGCCGGGCTCTGGCGGCCGGGAAGCACGTGTACTGCGAGAAGCCGACGGCATCGGACTTCCCCACGGCACTGGAGCTGGCCCGGCTGGCGGCGGCGGCCGGGGTCAAACACGGCGTGGTGCAGGACAAGCTGTTCCTGCCGGGCCTGCTCAAACTGAGGCGGCTGGTCGAGGACGGCTTCTTCGGCGAGGTCCTCTCCGTCCGGGGGGAGTTCGGCTACTGGGTCTTCGAAGGGGACGGGCGGCCAGCCCAGCGCCCCTCCTGGAACTACCGGGCGCAGGACGGCGGGGGCATCGTCGCCGACATGTTCCCGCACTGGGAGTACCTGCTGCACGAGCTGTTCGGCCGGGTCCGGACGGTGCAGGCCCTGACCCGCACGCACATCGGCCGCCGCTGGGACGAGGAGGGCAAGCCGTACGAGGCCACGGCCGAGGACGCCGCGTACGGGATCTTCGAGCTGGAGGGCGGCGCCGTGGCGCAGATCAACTCCTCCTGGGCGGTGCGGGTGCACCGCGACGAGCTGGTGGAGTTCCAGGTGGACGGGACGCACGGTTCGGCGGTGGCCGGGCTCAGGAGCTGCCGGACCCAGCACCGCGCGACCACCCCGAGGCCGGTGTGGGATCCGGACCTGCCGTCGGCCGAGCCCTTCCGGGCGCAGTGGCAGGAGGTGCCGGACGACGGCCCGCCGGACAACGGGTTCAAAACCCAGTGGGAGCTGTTCCTGCGGCATGTCGTCCGCGACGAGCCCTGGCGGTGGGACCTGCTCTCCGGGGCCCGGGGAGTACAACTGGCCTCGCTCGGCCTGCGTTCCTGCGCGGAGGGGCGGCGGCTGCCGGTGCCGGAGGTGACACTGTGA
- a CDS encoding class I SAM-dependent methyltransferase: protein MSDRALSFGTRAAAYERFRPGYPDALADLVVAYAGRPVRTALEIGAGTGKATRVFAARGISVTATEPDRAMLAELRRHAPPTVRTVRAAFEELRPGERYDAVYAAAALHWTRPEGRWPRVAALLRPDGVFACFGGPVHLADPDVEEAVRAARAPFLESDEAPSPDGAPAGYDPRWPGTELRRSEWFTDVRQSAVERRLTMTAHDYLGHLSTVSAYLMLPAPEQELVFARIARALPPTVGIVADITVHLARRRAAA, encoded by the coding sequence ATGTCCGATCGCGCACTGAGCTTCGGGACGAGGGCGGCGGCCTACGAACGGTTCCGCCCCGGCTATCCCGACGCGCTGGCCGACCTGGTCGTCGCCTACGCCGGCCGGCCGGTCCGGACCGCCCTGGAGATCGGCGCCGGAACGGGCAAGGCGACCCGCGTGTTCGCCGCGCGGGGCATCTCCGTCACCGCGACGGAACCCGACCGGGCCATGCTCGCCGAGCTGCGCCGGCACGCGCCGCCGACGGTCCGCACGGTCCGGGCCGCCTTCGAGGAGCTGCGCCCCGGCGAGCGGTACGACGCCGTGTACGCGGCGGCGGCGCTGCACTGGACGCGGCCGGAGGGCCGGTGGCCGCGCGTGGCCGCCCTGCTGCGGCCGGACGGGGTCTTCGCCTGCTTCGGCGGGCCGGTCCACTTGGCGGACCCGGACGTGGAGGAGGCCGTCCGCGCGGCCCGGGCACCGTTCCTGGAGAGCGACGAGGCCCCGTCCCCGGACGGCGCGCCCGCTGGGTACGACCCGCGGTGGCCGGGTACGGAACTCCGGCGGTCCGAATGGTTCACCGACGTCCGGCAGTCGGCCGTCGAACGCCGCCTGACCATGACCGCCCACGACTACCTGGGGCATCTGTCGACCGTCTCCGCCTATCTGATGCTGCCGGCCCCGGAACAGGAGCTGGTCTTCGCCCGGATCGCACGGGCCCTCCCGCCGACGGTCGGGATCGTCGCCGACATCACCGTCCACCTCGCCCGGCGGCGCGCCGCGGCATGA
- a CDS encoding sugar phosphate isomerase/epimerase family protein, with amino-acid sequence MRYAFSTLGLPGTPLARSAALAAGHGYDGLELRAHPEEPLHPQSPPGDRAAGLRTLTRAGVRVLGVAGYTRVAAPGGDEPVLGELRSLVRLAADLEAPYVRVFPGGEGLPGPQADTNAVRRLREAAPYAERNGVRILLETHDSHRTAAAAARVLDAVGHPAAGALWDVLHTWLGGEGPAESRRRLGPHLGYVQVKDVASAEDLTPVGLGAGVLPLAGAVAAAPADGWLCWEYERRWYPEAAELAGPRLTRGREHLEGLVAHAAQAE; translated from the coding sequence GTGAGGTACGCCTTCTCCACCCTCGGCCTGCCGGGGACCCCGCTCGCCCGCAGCGCCGCACTGGCAGCCGGCCACGGCTACGACGGCCTCGAACTGCGGGCCCACCCCGAGGAACCACTGCACCCCCAGAGCCCGCCCGGGGACCGGGCAGCCGGGCTGCGGACCCTCACGCGCGCCGGCGTACGCGTCCTCGGGGTGGCGGGCTACACCAGGGTGGCGGCGCCGGGCGGCGACGAGCCGGTCCTCGGCGAGCTGAGGTCCCTGGTCCGGCTCGCCGCCGACCTCGAAGCCCCCTACGTCCGGGTCTTCCCCGGCGGGGAAGGCCTGCCCGGACCGCAGGCCGACACCAACGCCGTACGCCGCCTGCGGGAAGCCGCTCCCTACGCCGAGCGGAACGGCGTACGGATCCTGCTGGAGACCCACGACTCGCACCGCACGGCGGCGGCAGCCGCCCGCGTGCTCGACGCGGTCGGCCACCCGGCGGCAGGCGCCCTGTGGGACGTGCTGCACACCTGGCTGGGAGGCGAGGGGCCGGCCGAGTCGAGACGCAGGCTCGGGCCGCATCTGGGCTACGTCCAGGTCAAGGACGTGGCGTCGGCCGAGGACCTGACCCCGGTCGGGCTGGGTGCGGGTGTGCTGCCGCTCGCCGGGGCGGTGGCCGCGGCACCGGCCGACGGGTGGCTGTGCTGGGAGTACGAGAGACGCTGGTACCCCGAGGCGGCCGAGCTGGCCGGCCCCCGGCTCACCCGGGGCCGTGAACACCTCGAGGGGCTGGTGGCCCATGCCGCTCAGGCCGAGTAG
- a CDS encoding LacI family DNA-binding transcriptional regulator, producing MAVTLAEVAVRAGVSPATVSRVLNGGYPVAGGTRTRVERAVEELGYIANAPARALAAATSDLVGILVHDIADSYFGILAGSLQSALDPAGGVEPRRLAVVCNTQGVPATETAYLTLLEGQRAGGVVLTGAATEDPEHSDALTQRLARMAAAGTRVVLCGRPPVPVPSALPVATVEFDDRGGAFRLAEHLLTLGHRRIAYIAGPSGQSTTRERLAGHQEALQRHDPALPRACAALTVHAGSERSAGYDATRELLRRGEPFTAVAAANDTAAAGVAAALREAGLRIPEDVSVTGFDDLPFSQDTAPALTTVRVPLREAGVLAAQLVTGRRPLPPGGITTLPTELMVRGSTAPPPPARRTP from the coding sequence ATGGCAGTGACGCTTGCGGAGGTCGCGGTGCGCGCGGGGGTCTCGCCCGCCACGGTCTCGCGGGTACTGAACGGCGGCTATCCGGTGGCCGGAGGCACCCGGACCCGGGTGGAGCGGGCCGTCGAAGAGCTCGGCTACATCGCCAACGCCCCCGCCCGCGCCCTCGCGGCCGCCACCTCGGACCTCGTCGGGATCCTCGTGCACGACATCGCCGACAGCTACTTCGGCATCCTCGCGGGATCCCTGCAGAGCGCCCTCGACCCCGCCGGCGGGGTCGAGCCGCGCCGGCTGGCCGTCGTCTGCAACACCCAGGGCGTTCCCGCCACCGAGACCGCCTACCTCACCCTGCTCGAAGGCCAGCGCGCCGGAGGCGTCGTCCTCACCGGCGCGGCCACCGAGGACCCCGAACACAGCGACGCCCTCACCCAGCGCCTGGCCCGCATGGCCGCCGCCGGGACCCGTGTGGTCCTCTGCGGGCGCCCGCCGGTGCCGGTGCCCTCCGCACTGCCCGTCGCCACCGTCGAGTTCGACGACCGAGGGGGCGCCTTCCGCCTCGCCGAACACCTCCTGACACTGGGCCACCGGCGCATCGCCTACATCGCCGGCCCGTCGGGGCAGAGCACCACCCGCGAGCGCCTCGCCGGACACCAGGAAGCCCTCCAGCGCCACGACCCGGCCCTGCCCCGAGCCTGCGCCGCCCTCACCGTCCACGCCGGGTCCGAGCGCTCCGCCGGCTATGACGCCACCCGCGAACTCCTGCGCAGGGGAGAGCCCTTCACCGCCGTCGCGGCAGCCAACGACACGGCCGCCGCGGGCGTCGCCGCAGCCCTGCGCGAAGCGGGCCTGCGCATACCCGAGGACGTCTCGGTCACCGGCTTCGACGACCTGCCGTTCAGCCAGGACACCGCCCCCGCCCTCACCACCGTCCGGGTGCCGCTGCGCGAGGCGGGCGTGCTCGCCGCCCAACTGGTGACCGGCCGCCGGCCCCTGCCGCCGGGAGGCATCACCACCCTGCCCACCGAACTCATGGTGCGCGGTTCGACCGCGCCACCACCACCGGCACGGAGGACGCCGTGA
- a CDS encoding hydroxyacid dehydrogenase yields the protein MSPDTRAAVLRGRALAELVRVADVEPELLLTDFARPGPVLGARLAHAEVLFTGWGCPVLDADALRRMPRLRAVVHAAGSVKGHVTDACWERGLLVSSAAAANALPVAEYTLAAILFSNKRVLEAARAYRTARGPVGPLVRFPEAGNYRRTVGLVGASRTGRRVLELLRPFDLWVLVHDPYADPAELAALGGEACGLDALLRRSDVVSLHAPELPRTRGLLDASRLALMQDGATLINTARGSLVDTAALTRELVTGRLHAVLDHTEPEVLPAGSPLYDLPNVLLTPHVAGSLGGELDRLAVVAVEELERYARGVGFRYPVDPGRLSYSA from the coding sequence ATGAGTCCGGACACCCGGGCGGCCGTTCTCCGCGGCCGGGCTCTGGCCGAGCTGGTCCGGGTCGCCGATGTGGAGCCCGAGCTCCTGCTCACCGACTTCGCGCGGCCCGGCCCCGTACTCGGGGCCCGGCTCGCCCACGCCGAGGTGCTGTTCACCGGATGGGGCTGTCCGGTCCTCGACGCGGACGCGCTGCGCCGGATGCCGCGGCTGCGGGCCGTCGTGCACGCCGCCGGAAGCGTCAAGGGGCATGTGACCGACGCCTGCTGGGAGCGCGGTCTGCTGGTCTCCAGCGCGGCCGCCGCGAACGCCCTGCCGGTCGCGGAGTACACGCTCGCCGCGATCCTGTTCTCCAACAAGCGGGTCCTGGAGGCCGCCCGCGCCTACCGGACCGCGCGCGGCCCGGTCGGCCCCCTGGTCCGCTTCCCGGAGGCCGGCAACTACCGGCGGACCGTCGGGCTCGTCGGCGCCTCCCGCACCGGCCGCCGGGTGCTGGAGCTGCTGCGGCCGTTCGACCTGTGGGTCCTGGTGCACGACCCGTACGCCGATCCCGCCGAACTCGCCGCCCTCGGCGGCGAGGCCTGCGGCCTGGACGCCCTGCTCCGCCGCAGTGACGTGGTGAGCCTGCACGCCCCCGAACTCCCCCGCACCCGTGGTCTGCTGGACGCCTCCCGGCTGGCCCTGATGCAGGACGGCGCCACGCTGATCAACACCGCGCGGGGCTCCCTGGTCGACACGGCGGCGCTGACGCGGGAGCTGGTCACCGGCCGGCTCCACGCCGTCCTCGACCACACCGAACCGGAGGTGCTGCCCGCCGGGTCCCCCCTGTACGACCTGCCGAACGTCCTGCTCACCCCCCATGTGGCGGGTTCGCTGGGCGGAGAGCTGGACCGTCTGGCGGTGGTGGCGGTCGAGGAGCTGGAGCGCTACGCGCGGGGAGTCGGCTTCCGCTACCCGGTGGACCCGGGCCGGCTCTCCTACTCGGCCTGA
- a CDS encoding dihydrodipicolinate synthase family protein produces the protein MTGIRLPSADGGSRLYRSSAAPLGPFDGRPARSRVLYAAAHVAAAPQAAPGGGGPVVDWEATLGFRHRLWGLGLGVAEAMDTAQRGMGLGWPEAAELIRRSSDEARAVGGRIVCGAGTDQLAADRRHSLAAVTAAYEDQLAHVEGCGAGAVLMASRALAGAARGPEDYLEVYGALLRQSSRPVVLHWLGPVFDPGLAGYWGHDGLDEAADLLVKIVAGHPRKVDGVKISLLDPEREKDLRRRLPAGVRCYTGDDHHYPELIAGDGELASDALLGIFGPIAPLAARAALALDRGDPGGFRALLDPTVELARHLFAPPTPLYKTGVALLAWLAGHQEHFAMLAGLESARSLPHLARAYELADLLGLFPDPERAERRMRRLLSERGVAE, from the coding sequence GTGACCGGGATCCGGCTCCCCTCGGCGGACGGGGGATCGCGCCTGTACCGGTCCTCGGCAGCTCCGCTCGGCCCGTTCGACGGCAGGCCGGCCCGCAGTCGTGTCCTCTACGCCGCCGCCCATGTGGCCGCCGCCCCGCAGGCGGCGCCGGGCGGGGGCGGGCCGGTGGTGGACTGGGAGGCCACCCTGGGCTTCCGGCACCGGCTGTGGGGGCTGGGGCTCGGGGTCGCGGAGGCCATGGACACCGCGCAGCGGGGCATGGGCCTGGGCTGGCCGGAGGCGGCGGAGCTCATCCGCCGTTCGTCGGACGAGGCCCGGGCGGTGGGCGGCCGGATCGTCTGCGGCGCGGGAACCGATCAGCTGGCCGCCGACCGGAGGCACTCGCTCGCCGCGGTCACGGCCGCCTACGAGGACCAGCTCGCGCACGTCGAGGGCTGCGGGGCCGGAGCCGTCCTGATGGCCTCCCGCGCCCTGGCCGGGGCGGCCCGGGGCCCCGAGGACTACCTGGAGGTGTACGGAGCACTGCTGAGGCAGAGCTCCCGGCCGGTGGTACTGCACTGGCTGGGCCCGGTCTTCGATCCGGGGCTCGCGGGGTACTGGGGCCATGACGGCCTGGACGAGGCCGCGGACCTGCTCGTGAAGATCGTCGCCGGGCATCCGCGGAAGGTGGACGGCGTCAAGATCTCGCTGCTGGACCCGGAGCGGGAGAAGGACCTGCGGCGCCGGCTCCCGGCGGGCGTGCGCTGCTACACCGGCGACGACCACCACTATCCGGAGCTGATCGCCGGGGACGGGGAGCTGGCCAGCGACGCGCTCCTGGGGATCTTCGGCCCCATCGCCCCCCTCGCCGCCCGGGCGGCGCTCGCCCTGGACCGGGGGGATCCCGGCGGCTTCCGGGCACTGCTGGACCCGACGGTCGAGCTGGCCCGGCACCTGTTCGCACCGCCGACTCCGCTCTACAAGACCGGTGTGGCGCTGCTGGCCTGGCTGGCGGGCCACCAGGAGCACTTCGCGATGCTGGCCGGCCTGGAGTCGGCCCGTTCGCTCCCCCATCTGGCGCGGGCCTACGAACTGGCCGACCTGCTGGGCCTGTTCCCCGATCCGGAACGCGCCGAGCGCCGGATGCGCCGGCTCCTGTCGGAGCGGGGGGTGGCGGAGTGA
- a CDS encoding sugar phosphate isomerase/epimerase family protein codes for MTGVVAAPARFSLNQETVRQWSLPELVAGCGAAGVTTVGLWRDPVRGFGLRETARLVAAAGLRVSSLCRGGFFTASDPAGRAVALEENRRAVEEAAELGADVLVLVAGGLPEGERDLAEARRRIAGFLGELVPWAAGHGVRLGIEPLHPMFAADRCVVSTLGQALDIAEQFPAERVGVVADSYHLWWDERLAADLDRAGAGGRIVSVQVADWVTPLPEGVLLGRGQLGDGCVDLRAFRQLADRAGYGGPVEVEIFHPGLWARDGREVLREVIARYREHVE; via the coding sequence GTGACCGGGGTGGTGGCGGCCCCGGCCCGGTTCAGTCTGAACCAGGAGACCGTGCGGCAGTGGTCGCTGCCGGAGCTGGTGGCCGGGTGCGGTGCGGCCGGGGTGACGACGGTGGGTCTGTGGCGGGACCCGGTGCGCGGGTTCGGGCTGCGGGAGACGGCGAGGCTGGTCGCGGCGGCCGGACTGCGCGTCAGTTCCCTGTGCCGGGGCGGGTTCTTCACCGCGTCGGACCCCGCGGGGCGGGCGGTCGCGCTGGAGGAGAACCGCCGCGCCGTCGAGGAGGCGGCCGAACTGGGTGCGGACGTCCTGGTCCTGGTCGCGGGCGGGCTGCCGGAGGGCGAGCGGGATCTCGCGGAGGCGCGGCGGCGGATCGCCGGGTTCCTGGGCGAGCTCGTTCCGTGGGCCGCGGGGCACGGGGTGCGGCTGGGGATCGAGCCGCTGCACCCGATGTTCGCGGCGGACCGGTGCGTGGTCTCCACACTGGGGCAGGCGCTGGACATCGCCGAGCAGTTCCCGGCGGAGCGGGTCGGGGTGGTGGCCGATTCCTACCACCTGTGGTGGGACGAGCGGCTGGCCGCCGATCTGGACCGGGCCGGTGCGGGCGGGCGGATCGTGTCGGTCCAGGTGGCCGACTGGGTGACTCCGCTGCCCGAGGGCGTCCTGCTGGGCCGGGGGCAGCTCGGTGACGGGTGTGTCGATCTGCGGGCGTTCCGGCAGCTGGCCGACCGGGCGGGATACGGGGGGCCGGTGGAGGTGGAGATCTTCCATCCGGGCCTGTGGGCGCGGGACGGCCGGGAGGTGCTGCGGGAGGTGATCGCCCGCTACCGCGAGCACGTCGAGTGA
- a CDS encoding class I SAM-dependent methyltransferase yields MTEAGEGLAEGQREHWERTYGAHPGMYGERPSEAAVRAAGVFRTEGARQVLELGAGHGRDALYFARAGFEVLATDFSPAGLEQLRRGAAAQGLAGRVATAVHDVREPLPLDDASVDGVFAHMLLCMALSTREIHALVGEVRRVLRPGGTFLYTVRHTGDAHYRAGTFHGDGIWEHGGFAVHFFPRGLVDALAEGWTLREVHPFEEGALPRRLWCVTQTTPE; encoded by the coding sequence ATGACGGAGGCCGGGGAGGGGCTCGCCGAGGGCCAGCGGGAGCACTGGGAGCGGACCTACGGCGCACATCCCGGTATGTACGGCGAGCGGCCCTCGGAGGCGGCGGTCCGCGCCGCCGGGGTCTTCCGGACCGAGGGTGCCCGTCAGGTGCTCGAGCTGGGTGCGGGGCACGGCCGTGACGCCCTGTACTTCGCCCGCGCCGGCTTCGAGGTGCTGGCCACCGACTTCAGCCCGGCCGGCCTGGAGCAGCTGCGCCGGGGGGCCGCCGCCCAGGGGCTGGCCGGGCGGGTCGCCACCGCGGTCCACGACGTGCGCGAGCCCCTGCCCTTGGACGATGCCTCGGTGGACGGCGTGTTCGCCCACATGCTCCTGTGCATGGCTCTGTCCACGCGCGAGATCCACGCTCTGGTCGGCGAGGTCCGCCGGGTGCTGAGGCCAGGCGGCACCTTCCTCTACACCGTCCGCCACACCGGCGACGCGCACTACCGGGCCGGGACCTTCCACGGGGACGGCATCTGGGAGCACGGCGGGTTCGCCGTCCACTTCTTCCCGCGCGGACTCGTCGACGCCCTCGCCGAGGGCTGGACCCTCCGGGAGGTCCACCCCTTCGAGGAGGGCGCTCTGCCGCGCCGGCTGTGGTGCGTCACCCAGACCACCCCGGAGTGA